The Myxococcus guangdongensis nucleotide sequence CCGCTGCGGCGACCTGTTCCACCGTCAGCGACAGCTCCACGTCCTCGTGGATTCGCTGCACCGGCGTCCCATCCACCTCGCCGAACGTCGTCCTCAGTGACTCGTGCCTTCGCACCACGTCACGGAATGCTTCCTCCAGCGCCCTCACATCCAGTCGGCCCGTGAGCCGTCGAGCAAACGGGACGTTGTAGGAGATGCCTCCCGTGTCGAGCTGTGAAGTGAGCCACAGGCGCTGCTGCGCGAAGGACTGCGGCACCACGCCACCGTGCGGCTGATGCGTCAGCGGGCTGCGCTGGGCTTCGTGGTCCTCCTCCAATCGCGCCGCGAGCCGCGCCACCGTCGAAGACTCGAACAAGACGCGCACAGGCAGCTCGCGTCCCACCACTTCGCGCAGCCTCGACATGGCCCGCGTGGCCAGCAACGAGTGCCCGCCCAGCTCGAAGAAATCGTCCTCCACGCCCATCCGCGTCAGGCCCAGCAGCGGGGTCAGGACATCGGCCACCACCTGCTCCATGGCCGTCCGCGGCGCCACGTACTCACGCCGTGAGGAATCTCCCGCGGGCGAAGGCAGCGCCCTCCGGTCGAGCTTCCCGTTCGGCGTGAGCGGAAGCCCCGGCAGCATCACGATGGCCGAGGGCACCATGTACTCGGGCAGCCGCGCACGCACCCACGCGCGCAGCTCCTGGGACTTCGGGAGCGCGCCCTCCGAGGGGACGCAGTACGCGACGAGCCACCGGCCTCCTGGTCCATCCTCGCGCGCCACCACCGCCACCTCGCGCACGTCCGGATGGCTCGCGAGCACGGACTCCACCTCGCCCGACTCGATGCGGAAGCCGCGCAGCTTCACCTGGCCGTCCAGCCGCCCCGCGAACTCGAGTGTCCCGTCCCGCCGCCACCGCGCCCGGTCTCCCGTGCGATACAGCCGCACTCCTGGCTCCGCACTGAAGGGATTCGGGACGAACCGCTCGGCGGTCAGCTCCGGTCGACGGAGGTATCCCCACGCCAGTCCATCGCCGCCCGTGTACAGCTCGCCCCAGACGCCCACGGGCACGAGCGACATCGCCGCATCCAACACATGGACCTGCGTGTTGGAGATGGGTCGACCAATCGGCACGGAGCCGTCCACCCTCGCGCCCGCGGTCAACGAATGGCACGTGGTGAACGTGGTGTTCTCCGTGGGCCCATACCCGTTGATGACCGTTCCACCCCGCGCCAGACGCGCGCGAACGGCGGCCGGTGACACCACGTCGCCACCCGTGAGGAGCTGACGCACTCCGGACAGGGCCTCGGGACGCGTGGCCATCACCTGCTCGAACAGCGCGGAGGTGAGCCACAGCGTGGTGACGCCATGCCGCGTCAGCCCCTCCTCCAGTTCCTCCACCGAGGGTGTCCTCGGGGAGAAGACCACGAGCCTCCCGCCATTGAGCAGCGGCCCCCACAGCTCCAGCGTCGCGGCGTCGAAGGAGATGGGCGCGAGCTGGAGGAAGACCTCGTTTGGCCCCAGCTCCGCGAAGCGGGCGCCCTTCACCAACCTCACCACCGCCCGGTGCGGAATACAGACGCCCTTCGGCCGCCCCGTCGAACCGGAGGTGTACATGACGTAGGCGAGCGACTCCGGCGGCACGGGCAACGCCAGGTCGACCTCAGGCTCGTGAGCGAACGCCGCCCCCGAGGGCTCCAACGCAACCCGCTTCACCGAACCGGAGGCAAGCCACGGATAGGCCGCGTCCGGCGCCAGCAGGGCCGCGAGCTCCGAGTCCTCGCACATGAAGGCCAGTCGCTCGTCCGGATACGACGGGTCCAACGGGACGTACGCGGCGCCGGCCTTGAGGATGCCGAGCGTCGCCACCACCATCTCCAGCGAGCGTCGCGCGAAGAGCCCCACCCGGCTCCCGGGCTCGACGCCCAGTCGACGCAGGTGGTGCGCGAGCTGATTGGCGCGCCGGTTCAGCGCCGCGTACGTCAGGCGCTCACCCTCGAACTCCACCGCGAGGACCTCCGGCGTCCGCGCCACCTGTGACTCGAACAGCGCGCAGATGCTCGCGTCACGCGGATACTCCGTCCGCGTCGCGTTCCAGTCCGCCAGGAGCAACCCACGCTCAGCGGCGCTCACGAGCGGAAGCTCGGAGACACTCGACGAGGGACTCGCCACCACCGCCTCGAGCAACGCGACGTAACGCTCGGCCAGTCGCGTCACCGCCTCCTCGTCGAAGAGGTCCGTGTTGTATTCCCAGTACGTCACCAGGCCGCGACTCGTCTCCCGCGCGAACAGCGTGAGGTCGAACTTCGACACGCCCGGCTCCAGCGGGACGTCCGTCGCGACGAGCCCGGGAAGACGGAGCGCCGCGGACGGCTCCCCCTGGAGCACGAAGGCCACCTGGAAGAGCGGCGAGCGACTCGGGTCTCGCTCCAGATGCAGCGCCTCCACCAGCTGCTCGAGTGGGACGTCCTGACGGGCGAAGGCCTCCAGGCACGTCTTGCGGACCTGCCGCAGCAGCGCCTGGAATGGGACGTCCTCGACCTGGGCCCGCAGGGCCAGCATGTTGGCGAAGAACCCGACCACGCCCTCCAGCTCGCGCAGCCCGCGCCCCGCGAAGGGAGAGCCCACCACGATGTCGCGCTGCCCGCTGTGACGCGCCAGCAGGACCTGGAAGGCCGCCAGCAGCGTCATGTACAGCGTCACCCCTTCCTTCCGGCTCAGCTCACGCAGCTTCTCTTCCAGGGCCGGCAGGGGCGGCATCCACTTCAAGGCCCCCGGATAGGTCTGCACGGCGGGACGAGGTCTGTCGGTGGGCAGCTCCAACACCGGCGACGCTCCCGCCAGCTGCTCCTTCCACCACTCCAGTTGGTTCTCCAGCACCTCCCCCTTCAGCCACTCCCGCTGCCACCTCGCGAAGTCGGCGTACCGCACCTCCAACGGCGCGTGCTCCACCGCCACCCCTCGCACCCTCGCCCCATACCCCTCCCCCAGCTCCTTCTCCAGCAACCTCACCGACCAGCCGTCGAACACGATGTGATGCACCACCCACACCAGCACGTGCTCTTCTTCCCCCAGCTTCAACACCTTCGCCCTCAGCAGCGGTCCTCGCTCCAGGTCGAACGGACGCTGGGCCTCCTCCTCGACCTTCGGCAACACGTCCGCGGCCGCCACCTCCTCCACCTCCAGCCACAGCTCCACGTCCTCGTGGATCCGCTGCACCGGCTTCCCATCCACCTCCCCGAAGGTCGTCCGCAGGGACTCGTGCCTGCGCACCACATCCTGCAACGCGCCCTCCAGCGCGCCCACGTCCAGTCGGCCCGTGAGACGTACCGCGAAGGGCGCGTTGTAGGACGTTCCTCCCGCGTCGAGCTGCGAGAGGAACCACAACCGCTGCTGCGCGAAGGACTGCTCCGCCACGCCGTCATGCGGCTGGTGCGTCAGCGGAGGCCGACGGATCGTCCGCTCCGGCTTCGTGGCGATGGACGGCTCGCTCCGCATCATCACGCCACTCGAATCGTGGGCCGAGGTCCCTCCGGCGCGCCCTGCCCCGACTGTCCCGGATGCTCCGGCAGGAGCAGGTCGTACGGATTCATCGCGTCACCCGCCAGGCACTCCAGCTCCACGTCCAATCCCAACCCATGACGTCGCGCCAGCGCGATGAGCACGCCCGTCACCGCCTCGTCCTCCAACGAGAACCCCGTGGAGTCGAACACCGTGGACCGCTCCCGCCACTCCCCGAACCGCTCGGGATGCTGGACCACCTCGATGATGCCCGGACCAATCTGCTCGGGCCGCAGCTGCTGGCACTCCCCTTCCACCAGCGCCTGCGGCAGGAAGTCCGGACACACCAGGCTGCGCTCCAGCAGCGAGCGAGGCAGCTCCAACTTCCCCGGCAGGTCCGAGCCCACCGCGTTGACGTGCACCCACGGCTTGAACCGCCCGTCCTCCAACACCGGCCCCTCCCCCACGCCCACCGACGTCACCGTGCACACGATGTCCGCCTCCGCCTCCACCATCTCCAACGGCACGGCCCGGACATCCAATCCCAGGAACCCCGCCCGCCCCGCGAACGAGCGCTGCGCCACCGGGTCCACGTCAAAGACAAGCACCCTCTCAATGGAAAACAACCGCGACAGCGCATGCAACTGCGTCACCGCCTGGGCGCCGGCGCCCACCAGCCCCACCACCCGACTCTCCGGATGCGCCAGGTGCCGGCTGGCGATGGCGGACGCGGCCCCCGTGCGCAGCGCCGTCGCCAGCACTCCGTCCACCAGCGCCGTCAGGTGGCCCGTCGCGCAGTCATAGACACTGTTCGTCGCGATGATGGTGGGAACCCCGTACCGTCTGGGATTCATCGGGTTGTAGCCGACAACTTTGATGGTGATGGATTCGCCCTGCCGCATGACCGGCATCCACTCGAGCACGCCCGTCCGGGTGTTGCGCAGCGTGAAACCCTCGCGCTGCCGAAGCTCCGTGCGAGCGAGGTCGAACGTTCGGAAAGCCGTCTCCACCGACTCGATGACCCGGTCCATCAGGACATCGATTCCCACTTCGTGCACGAGCCTGCGCAAGTCCGCCTGGGTGACGAGGAGTGTCTTCACGGGCGCTCCCTCAGCCTGGAGATGCGCGCACTCTGCATCAACCCGTGTCACCTGTGAAGACAATCAAAACATTCTGACATCTCTTTACGCACCCAGAAGAATAATCACCCCTGATTGCCCATGACCACACTTGCCGACATTGCACGTTTTACACGAACTAAGGACAAGCCCTATCATCTCGAGCCGTGAGCACACGAACGGACACCGCGACGCTGTCCTGGGGTTGGGTTCGCAATCCCAGGTTCGACCTCTTCTTCATCCTTGGTACGGCGGGCCTGGGGCTCGCCTTCTCACTGGCGGCGCTGGCCCGGCCGTCCCTGTTCCCCGTGCTGTTGATGGTGGACGTGTGGCTGCTCGGCTACCACCACGTGGTGTCGACCTTCACGCGGCTGGGCTTCGACGCGGAGAGCCGGCGCCAGCACCGCTTCCACCTGTGGGTGCTGCCGGGGCTCGTCTTCGCGGCGACGTTCGCCGTGTACCAGGCGGGGGGCGTCTGGCCGCTGATGTCGGTCTACTTCTACTGGCAGGGCTGGCACTACCTGCGGCAGAGCTACGGCGTCAGCCGAATCCTGGACCGCGCCTCGAAGCGGCCCGCGGCGGACAACCCCGCCACCGCGTGGATGCTCTACCTGCTGCCGCTCGCGGGCCTGCTGTACCGCTCCGCGCAGGGCTCCACCACCTTCCTCAAGCTGGAGGTGCGGATGCTGCCGGTGCCCTGGGAGGCAGCGTGGGCCGCGGCGGCGTGCGCGCTGGTGGCCTTCGTGGCGTGGGTGGTGCTGCAGGCGCGGGTGCTGCGCTCGGGCGCGGGCAGCCCCGCCCAGACGCTCTACCTGGCCACGCACGCGGGCATGTTCGCCCTGGGCTACTTCGTCATCCCGAGCCTGGAGACGGGCTGGCTGGGCCTCAATGTCTGGCACAACGCCCAGTACATCCTCATCGTCTGGCTGTTCCACAACCGGCGCTTCAAGGAGCAGGTCAGCCCCGAGCACCGCTTCCTGTCCACGCTGAGCCAGAGCCGGCGGATGCTCCAGTACCTGGTGGTGTGCGTGGCGCTGTCCGCGCTGCTCTACACGTTCATCCTGCGCGGACTCTCGTGGATTCCAGCGGCCAGCCTGCTCATCGTGCAGACGCTCAACTTCCACCACTACATCGTCGACAGCCTCATCTGGAAGGTGAGGCAGCCGGCGGTGCGGCGAAACCTGGGGCTCGCCGCGTGATGCGCAGACCAGGAGGGCCGCGAGGGTTCAAGCCCCGCGGCCCCTGGCGTCGTGCTCAGCCGCGAACGCGCAGCACGGAGCGGCCGCCGTAGCGGGCCTGCTTGCCCAGCTCCTGCTCGATGCGGATGAGCTGGTTGTACTTGGCGGTGCGGTCCGCGCGCGACAGCGAGCCGGTCTTGATCTGCCCGCAGTTGGTGGCGACGGCCAGGTCCGCGATGGTCGCGTCCTCCGTCTCTCCGGAGCGGTGCGACATGACGGCCGTGTAGCCCGCCTTGTGCGCCATCTCCACCGCGGCCATGACCTCCGACAACGTCCCAATCTGGTTGACCTTCACCAGGATGGAGTTGGCGATGCCGTTCTTGATGCCGTCCGACAGGCGCTTGACGTTGGTGACGAACAGGTCGTCGCCGACAATCTGCACCTTCGAGCCGATGCGGTCCGTGAGCAGCTTCCAGCCGGCCATGTCGTCCTCGGCCAGGCCGTCCTCGATGGAGATGATGGGGTACTTCGCCACCAGGCTCTCCAGGTACTTCACGTGCTCTTCCACGGAGCGCTTCTTGCCCTCGCCCTCGTAGTCGTAGACGCCGTTCTTGTAGAACTCGCTGGCGGCGCAGTCGAGCGCCAGGGCGATGTCCTCGTTCGGCTTGTAGCCGGCCTTCTCGATGGACTTCATGATGAAGTCCAGCGCGGCCTCGGCGGACGTCAGGTTGGGGGCGAAGCCGCCCTCGTCACCGACGTTGGTGCCGTGGCCCGCTTCCGACAGGCCCTTCTTCAGCGTGTGGAAGACCTCGGCGCCCATGCGCACCGCCTCGGCGAGCGACTTCGCGCCGACGGGCATGATCATGAACTCCTGGAAGTCGATGGCGTTGTCCGCGTGCGCGCCGCCGTTGATGATGTTCATCATCGGCACGGGCAACAGGTTCGCGGAGATGCCGCCCACGTAGCGGTAGAGCGGCAGCCCGCGCGCGGCGGCGGCGGCCTTGGCCACGGCCAGCGACACGCCGAGGATGGCGTTCGCGCCCAGCTTGCCCTTGTTGGGCGTGCCGTCGAGGGCAATCATCGTCTCGTCGATTTCGAGCTGCGACTCCGCGTTGAGCCCGCGGACCGCCTTGAACAGCTCGTTGTTCACCGCCGCGACGGCCTTCTGCACGCCCTTGCCGAGGTAGCGGCTCTTGTCGCCATCCCGCAGCTCCACGGCCTCGTGCGTACCGACGGAGGCGCCGGAGGGAACCGCGGCGCGACCGCGGATGCCGTTCTCCAGGATGACGTCGACTTCGACAGTGGGATTGCCGCGACTGTCGATTATCTCACGGCCTACGACACCGACGATTGTAGTCATCGCGCCTTCGTAGCGAAGGGTCCCCAGTGCGTCAAGGAGCCAGGGCCCCGAGCGTCCGCCTCAGGCGCTCCGGGCCTCGCGCTCCGCGTGGTACTGCTCGATGGAGAGGTTGCGCACGCGGGAGCGACGCCCCTCCTCGTTGTGCACGTAGCCCACGCTGGCCACGTACGGTTCGATGACGCGAATCTTCTGCAGCGGCGTCACGATGAGCAGCTGCAGGTCCAACCGGCGGAACAGCTCCAGGCCGTACGCCGCGGACTCGTCCGAGCCCCGGCCGAAGGCCTCGTCGATGACCACGAAGCGGAACGAGCGCGAGCGCGTCTCGCCCCACTGCAGGCCGAACTGGTAGGCGAGGCTCGCGGCCAGCACCGTGTACGCGAGCTTCTCCTTCTGTCCGCCCGACTTGCCGCCCGAGTCCGCGTAGTGCTCGTGCTCCTGGTCGTCCGCGCGCCAGCGCTCGGAGGCGGAGAAGCTGAACCAGTTGCGCACGTCCGTCACGCGCTGGGTCCACTTCGCGTCCGCGTCCGCGAAGCCCTCGCGGCCCCGGAAGCGCTCGATGATGCGTTTGACGTCCAGGAACTTCTGCTCGGAGTAGGCGTCCTCCTCCGCGCCGACGAGCGTGCCCTCGATGCAGGCGCGCAGGTCCTGCTGGAACTCGCGGATGTCCGCGTCCTGGGTGGGGGACAACTCCAGGACGATGTAGCGGTCCGGGTTGTAGTCGATGGCCCGCAGCGAGCGGTTGATGGTGTCCACCCGCTCGCGGATGCCGTGCCGCTCCCGGTGGAGCTGCGCCTGGAAGTTGGCCACCTCGCGGATGGTGTTCTCGTTGAGCAGGCGCTTGAAGCGCTCCTCGAAGCGGGGCAGGTCGTCCGCGCGCAGCGACTCGAGCAGCGTCACGTACTCCCTGGCCGCCTCCAGGCTCGCGCCCAGCTCCTGGGTCTCCACCGGGAACTCCGCGCGGTAGGCCTGCATCGCGGACAGCAGCGCGTCGCGCACCCGCTCCAGCTTGCGCGCGTCGCCGTCGATGCGCGACTGGAGCCGCTCCCGCACCTGACGCTCGCGCTCGTCGCACGCCTCCGCCTCGAGCAGCAGCTCGCCCTGCCCTTCCGCACAGAGCTCCGCCACGCGCGGGAAGCAGGCCCGGACCGACTCGGGCGTCTCGCTCGCCGTGCGCTGACACGTCGCCAGCGTCCGCCGCGCCGCCTCCTCCTTCTCCTCCTGCCGGCCCTGGCGCTTCTCGACCGCCTTCAGCGCGGTGTCCGTCGCCGCCAGCTCCGTCTCGATGGCGGCGAGCTGACGCTCGAAGCCCCGGAGCACGTCGGACTCGCCCTCCAGCTCGCCCAGCCGGGCCTCCCGGCGCTGGATGTCGCTGGCCACCGAGCGCCAGTCCAGCTCCCGGAAGTTGTCGAACACCGCGAGCTGTCCCAGCTGCTCGGCCTGCTGACACAGCCGCGCGTGACGCTGCTCCTGCGCCTCCCACTTCGCCGAGGCCGCCTGGAGCCGCGTCTCCAGGCCCTTGCCCTCCGACTCCAGAGACTGCCGCTTGGAGTCGTTCGTCCAGCCGAGCACCCACTGGGAGCGGTCATCGATGCGCCGCCGGTCGTCCTTCAGGTGACGCTCCCCGCCCGTCTTCACCTGCCCCGAGCGGGACAGGGCCTGACGCGCGCGATGGAACTGCTCCGGCGTGTCGCAGCACGTGTAGTCGAACTGCCGCGCGAGCTGGGCCGAGAGCCACCCGCCCATGTGCGAGCCGGGCTTGATGAGCAGCTTGCCCGGGAGGGAATCGGGGCGAGGCTCCAGGGGCCTCGCGAGCCCATCCTCGCGGACGCGGTAGTAGACCAGCCGCTCGTTCAAGTGGGTGCGCTCCACCCACTGGCTCACCCGGGGGTAGTCCGCGTCCGCCACCAGCAACGAGGTGCCCAGCGAGTACAGCACGCGCTCGATGGCGCCTGTCCAATCCCGCGCCTCGTCGCGCACGCGCAGCAGCTCACCGGCGAACGGCAGCGCCTCCTCGGGCAGCCCCAGGTCCGCGCACAGCCGGGCGCGCAGATGCAGGAAGCGCGCGGGGATGTTCGAGCGCTGACGGCGCAGCGACTCGAGTTCGACGGCCACGGCCTCGTGCGACTTCTTCAAGTCGCGCAGCTCGATGCCCAGCTCGGTGCGTACCTCCTGCACCTCGGCCAGCTCGCTCGCCGCCACCTCGCGTTGGAGCTGGATGGCGCGCGTGTTGGACAGGAAGAGGTCCAGGTCCGTGGCGGCGGGCAAGCCCACCGACTGGGCCATCCGCGCGTAGCGGTCCGACTTCAGCGCGCGCTCGTCCCGCTCGCGCCGCCGCTGCGTCAGCTCCGCCTTCTCCGTCTCCAGCCGGTCTCCACCGTTGGCGGAGATGGCCTGACGAAGGCCATCGCGCTCCGTACCCTGCCGCTCACGCTGCTCGCGAAGCTGCTCCGCCTCCACGCGCAGCTTCTCGCGCTCGTCGCGCACGCGGGTGAGCCGCTCCTCGAACAGCCGCGCCTTCTGCTCGGAGAACCAGGGCCGGAGCGCCTCCCGGCACAGCCGGAGCGCTTCGAGCTCCCGCGAAAGGACCGCATGACGCTCGTGGTCCGCCACCAGCGGCTCCAGGCGGCTCACCCGCCGCTTCGCCTGGAGCACGGCCTCGTGCGCGCGGTGCAAGTCGTCGAAGTGGCCGATGAGCGCCGACAGCCGCGTCTCCACGTCGAAGGGCGGCAGCATGTGGTGGCGCACGAAGTCCGTGAGGTTGCCCACCGACTTCATCGACACCGTCTGGAGGAACAGGTCCAGCGCCTGCTCGTTCTCCAGCCCGAAGCGCCGCCGGAACGCGGCCTGATACGGCGGGAAGGTCTCGTGCACCTCGCGGGCGAGCGACTTGAGGCGCTTCTTCAGCGCGTTCAGGTCCGAGCCGCAGCGCGAGAAGTGCTCGGCGATGGAGAGCTTCCCATCCGCCACGACGTAGAGCCGCACCGGCTGTCCCTCCGGCTCCCGCATCCACATCACCTGCACGAGCGTGACGTCCTGCCCGTAGCCCTCGTTGTGGAAGTGCGCCAGCAGCACCGAGTACGTCGGCGCGTCACGCAGGTAGACGGGCCGCGCGACCTGCCCCGCGTCGCCGCGCTCGGACTTGTATTGGCCGCGCACGTACGAGCGCAGGTTGCGCTCCTTCGCCTCCGCGCCCGCCGCCTTGTTGTAGGCCAGCTTCTGCGGCGGGACGAAGAGCGTCACCAGCCCGTCCACCAGCGTCGACTTGCCCGAGCCGATGTCGCCCGTCAGCAGTCCACTCTCCCCATGCAGGTCCAGATGCCAGACATGCTGGTGGAAGGTGCCCCAGTTGTAGACCTCGAACCGGTGGAGCCGGAACCCCGCGCGCTCGTTGGGCGCGCCGATGTCCAGCAGGTCCGCCTGGGTGAGGGGTCGCACCGTGCTCATTCCGTGCCTCCTTGTTCCTCGACGAGCCGGACGCGGTACGCCTCGAGCCGCCGTTCGAAGTCCTCCAACCACTGCGCGTCGATGAACGCCTTGAGGATGCGGCGCACCTCGAAGGTGTCCTCCTCCTCGCCCAGCCGGCGCACGAAGCCCATGCCCACCGCGCGCTCCAGGTCCTGATTCACCCGCTCCGCCCAGCGCACCTCGTTGGTGCCCTCCGGCAGGAACAGCCGCACCAGCTCGTGCACCTCGTGCCGCCGCAGCACCAGCCGCGTGCCCCCCGCCGCCGCGTCCACGTCCGCCAGCTTCTTGCGCAACAGCGCGAGCAGCAGGCTCAGGCCGTAGCCCAGCTGCCTTCGCGCCACGAGCCGGGGCAGCTCCACGCCACCCTCCGACTCCGAGCGCTGGCGCAGGAACGCGTAGCCCTCCGGCTCGTCGAGCACGAGCTTCAGGCCCAGCACGGCCAGCTGCTCGCGCACCTTCGGTTGGAGCTGGAGCAGGGCCTGCCACACCCCCGCGTGCTCCTCGCGATACACCGCGCCCTTCAGGAGCGAGACGAGCACGAGGGACAGGGTGTCAGCGGCATCCGCGGTACGAATCGCGTGGGTCATCATCGGAGGAAGAGCACCAGGGGAAGGGTGGCGCGGCGGGCGGCGCCGCTCGCATCGGTCCAGAAGAGTTCCTGCGTGCGCGCGTCGTCGACCGAGGCCTTCCGGTCCTCCGACGCGAGGCTCAGGTACGTGACGAGCTCGGCCAGCCCGTGCTGGAGTGGATGCTCGCGCACCAGCTCCGCGAGGGAGACCTGCTCGCGCGCCTGCAGCGCCTCACGCACGTTGAGCCGCAGCCGCGCCTTGTCGATGAACGCGAGGTTGAACAGCGCCTCGGACGGCACGTCGTCGGTCGCCTCCTTCACCTCCTCGTCCGCCATCCGCGCCCGGGCGGGAGGCCCATACAAGGGCCGCTCCAGGGGGAGCTCCAGCGTGGGCGCCAGCTCCTCCACCGACATGAAGCCCTCGCCCGGAGGACGCGAGCGCACCGCCAGCGCGCTGCGTTCGATTCCGCGCAGCACCTGGAGGATGCGGCGGTTCTCCAACCACACGCGGTCATCCAGGAAGCGGCGCAGCTGTCCGGACAGTCGCGCCACGGTGCGCTGGGTGTGCTCACCGGCCTCCAGCCAGTCGAAGTGGATGCGCGGCAGACGCGCGTCCGGCTGGAGGGATTGAATCGCCGGATGCGACAGCACGCGCTCCAGGTTCCGGGTGAGCGCCTCCTTGCGCTCGGGCGACATGAGGAAGTCCCAGAACGCGCGGAAGCTGCGCCCCTGGTCCGAGCCGTTGATGGCGTCGCGCTCCCCCAGCACCGTCTCCAACAGCTCGCCGCGGGTCCCCTCCCACGTGGCGATGCGCTCGCGCACCCGCCGGTCCAACGCGTGGAAGCCGTCCTCCAGCGCGCGGAAGTCGGACATCAGACCGCGCGCGGTATCGGACATCTGCTGGAAGCGGTCCTTGAGCGCGGACTCATCCATCAGCTCCAGGTGGCCTTCGCGCACGCGGGCCATCTCCTCCTCGAGGTCCGCCTTGCGCCGCTCCAGCTCCGCGAGCCGCGCCTTCGGGTCCAGCTCGGTGCCCTCGGTCATCTCCTGGAGCAGGTGGAAGACGGTGAGCAGTCGCGACTCGGTCCCCACGAAGGGCTGCTCGGTGAGCTGGACCAGCCACCGGATGGCGCGCTCCGCCGCGGGCGTCAAATCGAAGTGTGGCTCGTCCATCTCCGGTGGATAGAACTTGCGCAGCCAGCCGGTGCCGTCGGCCGCCCACTCATCGAGATAGGCGCTGGCGCCACGCGGGAACGCGGCCGCGCCCCGCTGCTCGCGCAGGGCGTGCAGGTGGTCCTCCAGCCGCAGCACCAGCTCCCGCTGGGCGATGGCGCGTGCGTTGGATGCGACGAACACCCGATGCAGGAAGCCGACGATGAGCGGCGCGTGGTCCGCGACGAGCAACCGCCAGCCGGGGTGT carries:
- a CDS encoding DUF4194 domain-containing protein, translated to MMTHAIRTADAADTLSLVLVSLLKGAVYREEHAGVWQALLQLQPKVREQLAVLGLKLVLDEPEGYAFLRQRSESEGGVELPRLVARRQLGYGLSLLLALLRKKLADVDAAAGGTRLVLRRHEVHELVRLFLPEGTNEVRWAERVNQDLERAVGMGFVRRLGEEEDTFEVRRILKAFIDAQWLEDFERRLEAYRVRLVEEQGGTE
- a CDS encoding DUF3375 domain-containing protein, with amino-acid sequence MDFTTLETLRLKHPGWRLLVADHAPLIVGFLHRVFVASNARAIAQRELVLRLEDHLHALREQRGAAAFPRGASAYLDEWAADGTGWLRKFYPPEMDEPHFDLTPAAERAIRWLVQLTEQPFVGTESRLLTVFHLLQEMTEGTELDPKARLAELERRKADLEEEMARVREGHLELMDESALKDRFQQMSDTARGLMSDFRALEDGFHALDRRVRERIATWEGTRGELLETVLGERDAINGSDQGRSFRAFWDFLMSPERKEALTRNLERVLSHPAIQSLQPDARLPRIHFDWLEAGEHTQRTVARLSGQLRRFLDDRVWLENRRILQVLRGIERSALAVRSRPPGEGFMSVEELAPTLELPLERPLYGPPARARMADEEVKEATDDVPSEALFNLAFIDKARLRLNVREALQAREQVSLAELVREHPLQHGLAELVTYLSLASEDRKASVDDARTQELFWTDASGAARRATLPLVLFLR